In the genome of Spirochaetaceae bacterium, the window GCCGCGCCAGGGTCGCCTCCAGCTCCTTGCCCGTGGTGGCCATCAGGTCGGCGAACTCGTCGATCACAATCACCAGGTAGGGCAGCGGGCCATGGGTGAGCCGGTCGTCCCGGTCGGTCAGCTTGCGGTTGTAGGAGCGGATGTCGCGCACGCCGAGGTGGTCGAGCAGCGCGTAGCGGCGTTCCATCTCGTACAGGCAGTACTGCAGCGCCTGGAACGCGCGCTTGGGGTCGGTGATTACCGGCGTGAGCAGGTGCGGCACGTCGTTGTACAGCTTGAGCTCGACGATCTTGGGATCGATCAGCAGCAGCCGCACCTGTTCCGGCGTGCGTGAGTACAGGATCGAACAGATCAACGTGTTGACCAGCACCGACTTGCCGGCGCCGGTGGCGCCCGCGATCAGCAGGTGCGGCGTGGCCGTCAGGTCGATCACCTGCGTCTCGCCGGTGATGTCCTTGCCGAGCGCGATCGGCACGCCGTCGACCAGCGACCGCGGTGCCGGCCGGAACGCCCTCTGGCTGACCAGGTCGCGAAATCCGACCACGGCACGGTGGCGGTTGGGCACCTCGATGCCGACCGCGTGCTTGCCCGGAATCGGCGCCACGATGCGCACCCGCGAGGCCGCCAGGCGCAGGGCGATGTTGTCGGCCAGGTTGACGATGCGCGAGATCTTCACCCCCGGCGCCGGCAGGATCTCGAACATGGTGATGACCGGACCGCGGCGCACGCCGGTGACCTCGGCGTCGATGTGAAACTCGCCAAGCGTGGCCATCAGCGTGGCGGCCGCTTCGCGGGTGTCGTTCTCCACCTGCCACGGCTCTTCCGACTCGTGCTCGTCGAGGATCTCCAGCGGCACGCTGTAGCCGCGGCGGCGGGGGCGCCCGGAGCGCGGCTTTGCGGCCGGGGCCGGCTCGGCCGCCGGGTCCGGGTCCGGCTCCGCCTCCTCGTCAGCCGGGACCACGAACGCCACCGGGTTCGGCTCGCCCTCGGAGCCGTCCGGGTGCGCCAGGTCGAGGGCCCGGGCCGCGTCCTCGACCAGTTCCGTGGTAGCGGGTGCC includes:
- a CDS encoding DNA translocase FtsK, whose translation is PAPGAAQRSAARAMDEDEGKTVQPGGEEAADRTADGPPHYANGAAQPYLNGTAHGHVNGVTGASPPQSDGVTPHVDGVNGMVPPPTGGYEYVDEPDYTAHDAAAAVPGGPPSPADEPPLQHVLPEEPAAAEAPATTELVEDAARALDLAHPDGSEGEPNPVAFVVPADEEAEPDPDPAAEPAPAAKPRSGRPRRRGYSVPLEILDEHESEEPWQVENDTREAAATLMATLGEFHIDAEVTGVRRGPVITMFEILPAPGVKISRIVNLADNIALRLAASRVRIVAPIPGKHAVGIEVPNRHRAVVGFRDLVSQRAFRPAPRSLVDGVPIALGKDITGETQVIDLTATPHLLIAGATGAGKSVLVNTLICSILYSRTPEQVRLLLIDPKIVELKLYNDVPHLLTPVITDPKRAFQALQYCLYEMERRYALLDHLGVRDIRSYNRKLTDRDDRLTHGPLPYLVIVIDEFADLMATTGKELEATLARLAAMARAVGIHIVLATQRPSIDVITGLIKANIPSRIAFMVASKFDSRIIIDAVGAEKLLGRGDMLFVPAWDANPLRIQGALVSEEEVERVTEKVRELGEPDYIDEDILFDDEESELVLDPGAGDPMMEQALEIVAGAGKASASYLQRKLKIGYNRAARLVEEMEQRGIVGPANGSKPREILHLPNRDKS